In Mytilus edulis chromosome 7, xbMytEdul2.2, whole genome shotgun sequence, a single genomic region encodes these proteins:
- the LOC139483348 gene encoding uncharacterized protein — translation MTIVWISVFLALLFRNVFGLCSQPCYRQKTIYERLGDDGSPVNPGLVRENNRTTTVYTLHGRLLFYQECYARSGLFTVIRRNNGTHDTYSCSKIVVTNGFPDIVALFVTDWKTFEKPPTLCDACDGNFIPTMILGKGKQLV, via the exons ATGACGATCGTTTGGATAAGTGTGTTCCTCGCATTGCTTTTCCGAAACG tATTTGGATTGTGTTCGCAACCATGTTACAGACAAAAAACTATTTATGAAAGACTAGGAGACGACGGAAGTCCAGTAAATCCAGGTCTCGTGAGAGAAAATAATCGAACCACTACTGTTTATACATTGCATGGAAGACTTCTCTTTTACCAGGAATGTTATGCAAGATCTGGACTTTTCACAGTTATAAG ACGGAATAATGGTACACACGATACATACTCATGCAGTAAAATTGTTGTCACAAATGGATTTCCAGACATCGTAGCCTTATTTGTAACGGATTGGa AGACCTTTGAGAAACCTCCTACGCTATGTGATGCATGTGATGGTAATTTCATACCGACTATGATTCTTGGAAAAGGTAAGCAACTTgtttaa